Within the Medicago truncatula cultivar Jemalong A17 chromosome 4, MtrunA17r5.0-ANR, whole genome shotgun sequence genome, the region tattatatgcaggggccgaggttcgaaccccgggcACCTcatttctccacatttaaatgtgtgagctctagccactatgCTActtaaccaaaataaaaaattccttTCAAGAAATTGTTTGAAATTCACACTTGAAATAACACAGAAGatagaaacaaatgaaaaacaataaccTAAGGAAGGGAAAGAAAGATATAAGTACTTCATTTGTGAGTTTAGCAATAACTTTATCTCCAACTTTAAAATCCTTCACTCGTGGTCCAACCTCTACTACCTCTCCTGCTACATCAGTGCCTGAATCAAAGTCCCATGATCAAAAGGAATGTTAATGATATCATAACATTAAGGAGGGAAATGAGTCGGGTTGGATAAACAGTTTAATTAAGCCCTTTTTGTAGGATAAATGCTATCATATCAGCCCttatatataagttatttttacaATCATAGAAAAATTTAGTCAAATTGTTTCATATAAActataattattttcataaactattgTGGATAGTTGTTTTCAAAAGCATAAGCTATTGAAAACAGTTTacgaacatgtcataagttgtttcatTGGTCTCACACCAAGGTCTTGCTtggataaacaaattaattaagtgTTTAGCTTATCATAtgagtgtttatgtataagttatttttgtaacaaaaaataaaatgttgtcaaattgttttcatataatcataagttgttttcatttgCTATCATGTAGGCTGtgtggaaataagctgaaaatacaTGGAAATGTCgcaagttgttttcataagttcttctaaaaagtctcacaagtgtttatgtcagTATAAGTTCAAATTAATCAATCCAAACAAGCTCAAAGAGAATTGCTTGTGTGaactaaactcaaataaattatttttgtaaaccAATCCAAACTAAGATTTAAGTAAAAAAGAAGATGGATTAGTGAGTCATACAAGGTATGTGGGGAAACTTTCGAGGAAAAAACATAGCGCGAAGAACACCCTGCTGAATCTTCCAATCTAATGGATTAATGCTAATTGCTTCCAACTTGATTAAAACTTCATTGGTCTTTGGAGTTGGAATTGGAACTTCAACATGCTGCTTAAAcaaataattgaattgaacctTATTCAAATGTAAAAGGAATTAGCAATTTGGGACTAGAAAAAACTACATTTACATCTATCTTGTTAAATGAGCCAGCCCAGGAACCTGAGCAATGTAAGACTAGAAACAAACTACAAACAACTTCAAAAGTACAAACAACTACCAACAATCACGTCTAGCATGGGTCTGGGTCTAATTCCCACACTGCAATCCTTATCCCGGCTCTGGTATCAGTTAAATGAGTTTTGATCTCATCCCAAAAGCTAGCTTAAAGGATGAAGGTATTCAGACATATTTTATACACTCAACAACCCAGGAACCTAAGCAATGTGAAATTAGAAACAAACTACTAACAACTTCAAAACCGACTTCAATTTATCTCATATGAGATTTGATTTTTGACTAATTTGAGGTTATAAAGTCAAACTCTTATCACCGAGCTAACAAATTGGTTAATTTCAAGAAAGAATAATAAAAGAACAGTTTCATCACCTTCAATCCAGATGCACCTCCGCCATAGGAATTGTACTGAACAGCATGCATAAGTTTAGCAGACATATCTATCTCCGGACTCAGTGTTGTTCATTTGTCTTAGTTTATATAAACTAtagtatgatattttttaatggaaaatataGTGTGTTATTGTTGACTATGTACTCATTGGAATTCAGATACTTGTTCATTACGTAAACTAGCGGGATGACCTTTTCTctgtaaaaaagtaaaaataattcaaacaacaaaattttaaggatttttttattttgtatactttttcaataataagaaaatacctACTCCCTCATGTCACTATTACAAACAAATACttgatttttagattcattgaatagttATTGTATCTGGTTTGTGATATAGACCACattaaatattcaataaatctGACAAAAAATATTTGCTTATAACAATGATAGAgagaagtatataaaaaaaagttaataaaaaaatacctaCCTATCACAATTAACTAAGCAACTAGTAAGGGTATATTCGATGGGTTTGGTTTTAGGTGGAAAAATTTGATAACCGgtcaaaaatagttaaattggtttggtttggtttaatttttgcAATCTTCTCTcacaaaattcaaatcaaacagATGAAAAAAGAGTCAAtttagattgattttttttaaaaaaaagattagttttTATGCATTGGTGGCGTGTTTTTTCCTTTAAACATGCATCTAATCGAATTATATTATGCATCTCTTTCTTTCAGCTTCTACACcatcaaaaacatttttagTAGACTCAAAAGTGAAAACTAATAAACAATTTCAACATATTTGATTCAgtttctcaaaatcaattctcatatCGTAAAACAGTTTTAGTTAAAGCTACAATTCCTAATTTTGAGTTAACTAAAGTCAATTCtatattaaattttgtattttgattattacaactCATTATTTTCCTTTACTACCTTTCATCAATTCTCATTTCTTTTTGCTGCATAGGGCATACCCAACattccattatttttttctccataAACTCAACCACTTTCCTTCCAAATTTTTGCTTTGTATTTAGTTTGATGAACCAAACTTGATCTGAAAATTTGATGAACTAAATTGGCCCCATAAAATATTTGTGGTCATGATTTACCTAAGTTTGGGTCTTCCTTTATGATGTTTCTGTTCAGATTTACTGTATTTCTTCTTTTAccctatattttatcattttcggCAAATAACTCTAGTATTATTTAActtcaatatattttatcaaaaaaatataaaatacataaacaaattttgtcaaaaaatttatttatttttaaattaaatatagaaaatttattgatttaaattaaataatatatctacatATATTATTGATCTACATATACATTCAACTATGTCAATTTATTCGTTTTTAACTATGTctattttagtaattatacattcaaaatcaatttcaatcaaaactatccaaacaacattcattttgtgtaatcaattctgcattattgtatacaaacataaatcaattccgTTTAACTGCATTTtgacaaaatcaattatgtcaaaatcaattataccgCAGAACCAAAAATACACTATAATATCAATTTTATAAGTTTAGAAAGGAACTTGTAGATGCTAGTTGCGAGAGATCGAGTTAGGTTTATGGTAGCTCTGAAAACACAATGTACTTTCAGAAGTCTTACTAGTGCAAGTATACTTTGTCTCAAGTAATAGTATAAAAAGATCGAATCCACATGAACTGAGGCGTTATAGCTTCCAACAATAAACTTGTttgcaagaaagtaaaataaatcatttggtgtcacaacaataaaaataaatattaaagataATAACAATTTAGGAAAGCAAATAAAAATACTTAGAAGTTCTCAAGAGTAAAAGTATggtttaaataatgatttaattaTGACATGACTTTGCAAAGATTTAGATAGATATATCTTTCTATAGCTTCTTGGATATATGATAGTTTTAGGTGTCTTTCAACTCAGCCATCATGTTAAGCATGAGATGACACATTGTTTGAGGCACAATACTTAACATGCAACATTATTAAGTTAGGACATCAACATCTCTCAATCTAAGGAGTGGTTGAGACGTGACATATGACAAGTATCCAAGATAGATCTTTGCTCCCAATGCTCAAAGAATTATGTTCATATTAAGTAGTCATTCCGGTTCCCATATCATTTCGGTACTTAAGGACGTAACTCATGTTGAACAAACAGTTTCATTTTCATCTCCTTTCAGTCTCACGAAATTcgacaataaaaataaaagtgataaaATTTTACTTTCAAAGATTAGCATTAAGATAGTTTGTTTAAGAGAAATTTGAAGGTACAAATCTCAAATCTTAAGCACAAACAATCATAACCTCATCATGTTTAAACCACTAAAGGAGTTTAGCTCATGATGAGCTTaaccctaaaaacaaaaaataaaaaagaaatagatgATGACATGAAAAACTGAATTAATATGTAAACAAAAGTTATAAAATGATTACACTCCAAAAAGGAAGGAGATGAGCTTAAGCATCACCAAAGTAATCCTAACTCTAATTCACTAAAAACTACCACTCATGTTCATCTATGAGAAAGATAAGATGGAGTTTGATCTCTAGTTGTTGCTAATCCTAGTTGAAACTTGGCCTCTCTATTATATCTAGTAAATTTCGAACTTTTGTCACTAACATGTGGTTGTCCTTTTATAGTACGAGTTCAACCACTACAAGGTGTGCCCTTTGGTAGTTTCTCCTATATGGTGTCATTTTCTTATCCTCTTGAtactcatcatatcatattattttaattcCTCGTACTACAATGATTGACGCCAACTCATCGAACTTAGCCCCTAAGCAATAGTAGACGAGGGTCCCAAGAGTTCGTACAACCGCACTGCACGATCCACATCGATacatctttaaatatttttctagcGCGCATCTTCATACACCGTCAGACTCCTTTCATACGTCGTATCTTCTCATATCTCCACAGGAAATCATCAACATGTTCCacaaaacaaccaaaacaagCATTACTAGTTCAAAATGactaattaaacataaaatctTATTAAGCTCCAAATctcccatccaaacacactctatgTTCCGTCTACAATCTGCTGTGGGAAATTTTGGCCTATGCTAACAATATTAGAAAGATGTTACAATTAGAAAGACAATTTCACATACCGAATAATGATCATTAAAAAACAGCAAAACAATTTCTCCATTCATAGGATCAACTAAGTTAATCAATCGACCTCATGAAATCATGTCAAATACTTATCCTACATATGTCATTTATTTCAAAGTCACTCATCAAACGAGAGAACCATTCTATTTCACATACAAATCAGAAAGAGAGAATCAAcacatatatatgaatataaaataCTTAGACCATATAAAGTATCCAAggttattcatttctatataaAACACAAACAATCGTATActattagaaatcgtggttgggcttaacacaaccccacaaaaccggcttattaggtgaggattgcccccacttataaacaaattgtcagaccaactcctaaccgatgtgggactcttaacgcCCCCCCTCACGCTCAGGATTACACATCTGAAGCGTGAACATAAATGACGGGTGGCCCGATAACGGAAACCTGATAACAGGTGGCCCAAAGAATCGTGAAGAGGCTCTAATACCatattagaaatcgtggttgggcttaacacaaccccacaaaaccggctttaACCGGCttatgaggtgaggattgcccccacttataaacaaattgtcaggccaactcctaaccgatgtgggactcttaacataTACGAAAGTAGAAACTATAAATACAAAATGACCAAGCAAACTGTGCCTACGGTTCaacaatgatttttccagtagCATGGCCATCAATGCTTTTAGCCCAAGCATCTTCAGCTTTGCTCAAAGGAAACTTAGAGTCAATAACTGTCTTGAGTTTTCCGTCCTTCAATAATTGAGCGAGATGTTCCAAGCCCTCGCGCTTGATAGTTGCAACAAACGGCACCAACCGCTTCTTGGAAAAAGTAAGTTTCTTCAGTGCAAATGTCAACATTGAACTCAGGCCAGGTGTTAAATCTACTACAACCCCTTTTTCACTCAAATTAGGATCAAAAGTTGACCATGGTATTCCAGTCGTGCAGTTTATCACCACATCATATTTTCTACCAGATGGACTCTTCAGTGATGTTCCGTCTAGAGTCTTGTAGTCAAGAACCTCGTCAGCGCCTAAGCTCTTAACCAAGTGGATGTTGCGAGCACCACAGGTAGCAGTGACATGGTTGTTCCCTAGTTTGGCAAGTTGAACAGCATACACACCTACGCCACCTGAAGCAGCAGTTACCAATACGTTCTTGGGTTCGCCAGTCCCATCAAGCTTGACTCCTCCAATTTCGGTTAGTGCATCACGAGCTGTGAGaccggctataggtaaacctgCAGCTTCAGCAGCTGATACTTCAGATGGTCTTGCAGCTGTTAAGCTCTCTCTAGCCACCGCAAACTCAGCTAGTCCACCTCCATACTGTCATTTAGCATAACAGGAAATGCACATTGGATTATAATCATTGTAATTAATAATCTGGATTATGAATTGAAAATAGTTGGATTAGAGATAGGTACTAGATTGTTGAGTTTAGCAATAACTTTATCTCCAACTTTAAAATCCTTGACTTGTTCTCCAATCTCTACAACCTCTCCTGCTACATCAGTGCCTGAATCAAATTCCCAAGAGCAAAAGGAGTGTTAATGATATCATAAAAGTAAGTAGAAAATGAGTCCAATTTTATAAACAGTTTAGTTATGCACTTGTAGAATAAATGTTTATCATATAAGCCCTTATATATTAAGCTATTTCTACAATCAGAGAAAAAAcagtcaaattattttcatataaaatttattgcaaacaacttatgaacaagTCATAAGCTGCTTATTTGGCATCACACAGAGGCCCTCCctgttctttttttattaaaaaaaacaaaacaaagtccttgttttgataaataacttaattaagCGTTTATAGTATAAACGTTTATCATATATCCTATAAGTGGATATGTATAAGCtattctataacaaaagataaaataaagtcaaatttttcTCACATAAGCtacaagttgttttcataagctattatGGAGAGCTTATGagaataagctgaaaacagcttatggccATGCCATAAACTGATTTAATATATTCTCCTGTAAAGtgtcacaagtgtttatgttgGTAGAAAAGCTCAAATAAATTAACGTCACAAACACTATGAGATTGAGAAGTTCTTATACTATTACTTAAattcaaataagttgtttagaAGCCGATACAAAAAGCAGATTTAGTGAGTCTTACAAGGTGTGTGGGGAAACTTTCGAGGAAAAAATATAGCACGAAGAACACCAGTCTGAATCTTCCAATCAGCTGGGTTGATGCGAATTGCTTCCAATTTGATTAAAACTTCATTAGTCTTTGGAGTTGGAATAGGAACTTCAACATGCTGCTTAAAccaataattgaattgaatcaaGAGTCAGTTATCTAACGCTAATGACCGTTTTACAACTATTTTAGATAAGATTTAGACCGTGTTTTTTATAGTTATAAAGTCAAACTCTTGCCACTGAGCTGATTAATTtagtgaaaaaacaaaaaaagagatgAGAAGGAGGTCATAACCTTCAATCCAGATGCACCTCCGCCATAGGAATTGTACTGAACAGCTTGCATAAGTTTCACAGACATATCTAGTTTTGTtcacttgttttcttttaacaaaCTACTATGTTGACTATTACAGTATTACTCATCCGAATTCAGATGATACTTGTTCATTACGTAAACTAGCCTGAAGACCTTTtctcaataataaaaataacttaaactGCAAAGTCTTAtagatttttttacttttgtatacctttcaataataaaaaatacccCCCTTTCCCCAATTAACTACACAACTGGTTTTTGAGAAAGAATTATCAGACCAATTCAAATTAGTCTTTTGAACACATAAAGTAAGTTATGTCGTCTCAACTAAATTTTCTCCATACGCAATAGCTCTTGAACCCTAACCTTATGAAATCATATCATGTATTTATCCAAAACATAAGTATTTATTACTACTCATCAAAGAAGAAAACCACTTTATACGGCAAGAATAATACCCggtaaaagaagaagaaaccttTTTCCAACAATTTTGGAGCATTGTAGGCAGAAACGTCATTTCCTTTGCTCTGAATGTACTAAATGATGGAGCGAATCCAGGTAGCCTTAATCATACATTTATTTGTCTCAttccaaagaaaaagaaaccaaaaGTAGCGACTGATTTTCGACCTATATCTCTTTGCAATGtaatatacaaaattatttcaaaaactaTTGCGAATAGGTTGAAAATCGTCCTCTCTGACATTATTGGAAAATTTCAAAGTGCTTTTGTTCCGGGGCGTTTAACTACTGACAATGCGTTAGTGGCTTTCGAATCGTTCCAttggttgagaaaaaaaaagtggtaaAAAAGGGTGTGTAAGCATCAAACTAGATATGACAAAAGCATATGACCGAATAGACTGGGAATTCCTTATTGCAGTGTTGAACTCAATGGGTTTCCCTAGAAAATGGCAATCTCTtgtgttgaattgtgttttcagTGTGTTTTTCTGTGTTGCTTAATGGGTTGTCAAAGTTTTATTACGTAGAGAGGGCTTTGTCAAGGGGATCCGCTATCGCCTTACGTGTTTATTATATGTGCAGAGGTGTTTTCAGGTCGTTTGATTAAAGCACAAGAAGAAAAAGTCTTGCATGGTATTCAAATTGCTCGTGGAGCCCCAAAAATCAGCCATCTGTTCTTTGCAGACGGTAGTCTCATATTCTGCAGGGACTCCAACCAAGATGCTCAGACGGTGAAAGGTATCTTGGAGCTCTATCAAGCAGCCTCATGCCAATTCATTAACTTGGAGAAATCAGAAATTTCATTTAGCTGAAACGTTTcagaagagagaaaaatcatGTTCCAAGGTTGGATGCAAATTAAGGTGGTGTAATGTCACACGAAATATTTTGCCTCCCGGCTTATGTTGGCCGCTCCAAGCGACAAGTATTTGACTTCATCCAAGAAAGAATCTGGAAGAAACTGAAAGGTTGGAAAGGAAACTTTCAGTTATCCACGCAATCCCCACTTATGTTATGAGCTGCTTCAAATTGCCGGATGGACTGTGTGATTATATTGAAAGATCTCTTGGTTACCTTGGAGTGTGTTATATAATGACAAAAAGGTAGGTGGTATGGGCGTTAAAACGTTAAAAGACTTTAATCTAGCCATGTTGGCCAAACAAGGATTGCGAATTTTCCATCATGGAGAGAGCTTCTTAACCACTTGCTTAAAAAGCCACTATTTTCCAAGGTGTAATTTCCTTCAAGCTGGAATAGGCTTTAATCCGGGTTTCACGTGGAGAAGCATTGTCCAAGCTAGACTGGAAGTTATTTAATAAAGCCGGTTTGTGCCAAAATGTGAGAATTTGGGAGGATATTTGGTTGCCTCACCAATATGGTCACAAATTATGGTCTCCAAAACCTTCAGGTTCTAATATTCATTTGGTGGCTGAGCTAATTCACGAGGAATGTGGTCGATGGAATGCACATTTGGtgaatgaattttttcttcCGTTTAAAGCACAACAGATACTGCAAATTCCAGTTTTTCCATCGCAACAACAAGACTGTTTCATTTGGGCAGTGAATAAAAACGATGAGTTTACGGAATTTCTTAAAGAAAGGAGAGAAAGGTTGAACTCAAATTATTCTCATTCCTCTCTTCAAAACGGTGTGTGGAACAAGCTGTGGAGAGTCAAAACGATACCTCGACACACTCATTTAATTTGGTGCATTTTGCATAACTGGCTGCCAGTGAGGTCTGCGTTGTTTAATAGAGGAGTTCAATGTTCTCCCCTCTGCTGTTTATGCGACCAGCAGCAAGAAAGTATTAACCATTTATTTATGGAATGTGGCTGGTCTAAAGCAGTTTGGTTTGCATCGCCACTCAGTTTGATCTTTGATATAAATGGAGGCGAGCAGATATTATTTAGTATTTGGCTTGAACATGTTGTGGCTTATGAGAATAATTGTACCATCCAATTGATATTTGCAATCTGTTACGGGTTGTGGACTTTGCTGAATAAAAGGTGTTTTGATGGCATTACATTTCCAAGTCTTGAAATGGCAAGTCAGAGAGAAGGTGCTGCAGTTTCGAGCTTCAATGAGGCTTCAATTTTCTGCAAAATCAAAGCTATCTTCCTATTCCAATGCCGCATTCTGCTGTTCGGTGGTTACCTCCCTGTCCCAGCCATTATAACTTGAATGTCGATGCTGCAGGCCCAGATGAAAGTGGCAGCTAGGGGCTCACGGCTGTTGTCCAAGATTCCAA harbors:
- the LOC120580114 gene encoding chloroplast envelope quinone oxidoreductase homolog; the protein is MSVKLMQAVQYNSYGGGASGLKHVEVPIPTPKTNEVLIKLEAIRINPADWKIQTGVLRAIFFPRKFPHTPCTDVAGEVVEIGEQVKDFKVGDKVIAKLNNLYGGGLAEFAVARESLTAARPSEVSAAEAAGLPIAGLTARDALTEIGGVKLDGTGEPKNVLVTAASGGVGVYAVQLAKLGNNHVTATCGARNIHLVKSLGADEVLDYKTLDGTSLKSPSGRKYDVVINCTTGIPWSTFDPNLSEKGVVVDLTPGLSSMLTFALKKLTFSKKRLVPFVATIKREGLEHLAQLLKDGKLKTVIDSKFPLSKAEDAWAKSIDGHATGKIIVEP
- the LOC112420770 gene encoding uncharacterized protein, translating into MTKAYDRIDWEFLIAVLNSMGFPRKWQSLVLNCVFKVFSGRLIKAQEEKVLHGIQIARGAPKISHLFFADGSLIFCRDSNQDAQTALIRVSRGEALSKLDWKLFNKAGLCQNVRIWEDIWLPHQYGHKLWSPKPSGSNIHLVAELIHEECGRWNAHLVNEFFLPFKAQQILQIPVFPSQQQDCFIWAVNKNDEFTEFLKERRERLNSNYSHSSLQNGVWNKLWRVKTIPRHTHLIWCILHNWLPVRSALFNRGVQCSPLCCLCDQQQESINHLFMECGWSKAVWFASPLSLIFDINGGEQILFSIWLEHVVAYENNCTIQLIFAICYGLWTLLNKRCFDGITFPSLEMASQREGAAVSSFNEASIFCKIKAIFLFQCRILLFGGYLPVPAIIT